One segment of Gordonia terrae DNA contains the following:
- a CDS encoding acyl-CoA dehydrogenase family protein, whose amino-acid sequence MPIELTVEQRDLQAALTDAWSDHAPAQDLWSSIRELGLTEIPFPEDLGGAGYGLKDASVVMTAHGRRLGSSPYLSSVIMAGLTLLHAADDEGRRAQLPAIVTGERRAALVCGSAVVSSSIDAELSERGTLLLNGRQDVVLDAASADVLVVVAHSASGVELGVVEGGAAGVRRDVRESLDLTREFACVEFAGAEAVRVSGPQLAKRLGRARSLMMIALAAEQVGIARQCLEMTVDYAKTRQQFGRTIGSFQALKHRLVDMLVATELAEATVLDAADADRFDDVELAERAASARVLASRAAMFAAEEAIQIHGGIGFTWEHPLHHHFRRAKTDQLLFQDHAVHVDTVAHAMLGRARATSV is encoded by the coding sequence ATGCCCATCGAACTCACCGTGGAGCAGCGCGATCTACAGGCTGCCCTCACCGATGCGTGGTCGGATCACGCTCCCGCACAGGATCTCTGGTCGTCGATTCGGGAGCTCGGCCTGACCGAGATCCCGTTCCCCGAGGACCTGGGCGGGGCCGGATACGGGTTGAAGGACGCGTCGGTCGTGATGACCGCCCACGGTCGCCGTCTCGGTTCCTCGCCCTATCTCTCGTCGGTGATCATGGCCGGCCTCACCCTGCTCCACGCCGCCGACGACGAGGGCAGGCGAGCGCAGCTGCCGGCCATCGTGACCGGTGAGCGTCGTGCGGCGCTCGTCTGCGGTTCCGCGGTCGTGTCCTCGTCGATCGACGCCGAACTCTCCGAGCGGGGCACGCTCCTCCTGAACGGTCGTCAGGACGTCGTCCTCGACGCCGCGTCGGCCGACGTGCTGGTGGTCGTGGCGCACAGCGCATCGGGGGTGGAGCTGGGTGTCGTGGAGGGCGGCGCTGCCGGAGTCCGCCGCGATGTGCGCGAAAGCCTCGATCTCACAAGGGAGTTCGCCTGCGTCGAGTTCGCGGGCGCGGAAGCGGTCCGGGTGTCGGGTCCGCAGCTCGCGAAACGCCTGGGCCGGGCGCGCTCGCTGATGATGATCGCGCTGGCCGCCGAGCAGGTGGGGATTGCCCGCCAGTGCCTCGAGATGACCGTGGACTACGCGAAGACGCGGCAACAGTTCGGCCGGACCATCGGGTCGTTCCAGGCGCTCAAGCATCGCCTCGTCGACATGCTGGTGGCCACCGAACTGGCTGAGGCAACCGTCCTCGACGCTGCGGACGCCGACCGCTTCGACGACGTGGAACTGGCCGAGCGTGCCGCCTCGGCACGGGTGCTGGCCTCGCGCGCCGCGATGTTCGCCGCCGAGGAGGCCATCCAGATCCACGGCGGCATCGGGTTCACGTGGGAGCACCCGCTGCATCATCACTTCCGGCGGGCCAAGACCGATCAGCTGCTGTTCCAGGACCACGCCGTGCACGTCGACACCGTCGCCCACGCGATGCTCGGACGGGCTCGCGCGACGTCGGTGTGA
- a CDS encoding acyl-CoA dehydrogenase family protein, with protein MTTTMPGAITLDDYETQARSWLDAELPARATQEHEPNYAIFHNRTHDEERALIDAARAWQARRVDAGFGAITWGPDWGGPGLTAGHERVYVNLERGYQTPERHENVLVTVELVAPTLHALGTEEQRQRFVRPFLRADELCCQLFSEPGAGSDLAGLSTKAVRTGDTWRIDGQKVWSSGAQFSEWGLLIARSDRSVPKHKGMTAFMVPMDTPGVEIRPIRQMSGGSTFNEVFLSDVELPDSLRVGAEGDGWKVALTTLGFERNSSAGIVSAGGNSVDLARLVDRLGLSDDPLVRQRLGDAAIYERAAALMVARYAERERAGAVPGVEGSIGKLVWTQNLKRVGDAAASFLGDRIIADTGESDTFAWSEHLLGAPGYRIAGGSDEIQRNIIGERGLGLPREPR; from the coding sequence ATGACGACCACGATGCCGGGCGCGATCACGCTCGACGACTACGAAACCCAGGCACGGTCCTGGCTCGACGCGGAACTCCCCGCGCGGGCTACACAGGAGCACGAACCGAACTACGCCATCTTCCACAACCGGACCCACGACGAGGAACGCGCGCTGATCGACGCGGCTCGGGCCTGGCAGGCACGACGCGTGGACGCGGGCTTCGGCGCGATCACCTGGGGTCCGGACTGGGGCGGCCCGGGCCTGACAGCGGGTCATGAACGCGTCTATGTGAATCTCGAACGCGGGTACCAGACGCCCGAACGCCATGAGAATGTCTTGGTGACAGTGGAATTGGTCGCGCCGACCCTGCACGCGCTGGGCACCGAGGAGCAGCGGCAACGGTTCGTCCGCCCGTTCCTGCGCGCGGACGAGCTGTGCTGCCAGCTGTTCTCCGAACCCGGAGCGGGTTCGGACCTCGCCGGGTTGTCGACGAAAGCGGTGCGTACCGGGGACACCTGGCGGATCGACGGCCAGAAGGTGTGGAGCTCCGGCGCGCAATTCTCGGAGTGGGGTCTGCTCATCGCCCGGTCCGACCGGTCGGTGCCGAAACACAAGGGCATGACCGCATTCATGGTGCCGATGGACACGCCCGGCGTCGAGATCCGGCCGATCCGGCAGATGTCCGGCGGATCGACGTTCAACGAGGTCTTCCTGTCCGATGTCGAGCTGCCGGATTCCCTGCGGGTCGGTGCCGAGGGCGACGGATGGAAGGTCGCGCTCACCACACTCGGTTTCGAACGGAACTCCAGCGCCGGAATCGTCAGTGCCGGTGGCAACAGCGTCGATCTCGCTCGTCTCGTCGACCGTCTCGGGCTGTCCGACGACCCGCTTGTCCGGCAGCGCCTCGGGGACGCCGCGATCTACGAACGGGCAGCGGCACTGATGGTGGCGCGCTACGCCGAACGTGAGCGCGCCGGTGCCGTCCCGGGAGTCGAGGGTTCCATCGGGAAACTCGTGTGGACGCAGAACCTGAAGCGCGTCGGCGACGCGGCAGCATCGTTTCTCGGCGACCGGATCATCGCCGACACCGGTGAGTCCGACACCTTCGCATGGTCGGAGCATCTACTCGGCGCACCCGGCTACCGCATCGCGGGCGGCTCGGACGAGATCCAACGGAACATCATCGGCGAACGCGGCCTCGGACTGCCGCGCGAACCCCGCTAG
- a CDS encoding AMP-binding protein — translation MRPTHSPHPDLAEQYRAAGHWRDKTVDHFVERAAALYPDVVAIIDGDRRLTFADVERESLRLAAALYDRGVRPGDVVSFQLPNSADAVVVFHAIHRVRGVANPIVPIYREREVGFILGQARTKAAFVPGTHRGFDHEAMYASLRQQLPELELVVTTGRATSDAGAVDLMSLIDSATPEMIETVRALPRADPDDVCLLLYTSGTTADPKGALHSHNTLVFENSSMIETFGLNERDVVFNPSPVTHVTGVNCALTLPFLLGAPVVLQDVWDPEVALTRVLENNASFMIFATPFLRGLLEAATVRGVRTPSVRYIICGGADIPDSLVTRATEVLGTVTRMYGATEGPSVTSANRSDDPYLRTGTDGRVLAPTEVIVSDGAGGGAATGVVGEVFWRGPDTCLGYLDASLNEEAFTADGFFRSGDLAYFDAQGGIHITGRIKDIINRSGEKISTHDVENELSEHPAVTEIAVVAGPDPRTGERGCAFVVTRDAVDLTLEEVREFLSARGIAMQKVPESIFVVDSLPKTASGKIQKFALRDWTRDRAVTPPQMQAVTISAAHER, via the coding sequence ATGCGTCCCACGCACTCTCCACATCCCGACCTCGCCGAGCAGTACCGGGCGGCGGGCCACTGGCGGGACAAGACCGTCGACCACTTCGTCGAGCGCGCCGCCGCGCTGTATCCGGACGTCGTCGCGATCATCGACGGTGACCGGCGACTGACATTTGCCGACGTCGAGCGCGAGTCCCTGCGCCTCGCCGCCGCGCTGTACGACCGCGGCGTCCGACCGGGGGACGTGGTGTCCTTCCAGCTCCCGAACTCCGCCGACGCGGTCGTCGTCTTCCATGCGATCCACCGGGTTCGCGGTGTCGCGAACCCGATCGTGCCGATCTATCGCGAGCGTGAAGTCGGTTTCATTCTGGGCCAGGCACGAACCAAGGCCGCCTTCGTTCCCGGAACGCACCGGGGCTTCGATCACGAGGCCATGTATGCCTCTCTGCGGCAGCAACTTCCGGAACTCGAGCTGGTGGTGACGACCGGACGCGCGACCTCGGACGCCGGGGCTGTCGACCTCATGTCGCTGATCGATTCCGCGACGCCGGAGATGATCGAGACCGTGCGCGCGCTGCCCCGCGCCGATCCCGACGACGTCTGCCTGCTGCTGTACACGTCGGGAACGACCGCGGACCCGAAGGGGGCGTTGCACAGTCACAACACGCTGGTCTTCGAGAACAGCTCGATGATCGAAACGTTCGGGCTCAACGAGCGCGACGTCGTGTTCAACCCGTCACCGGTGACGCACGTGACCGGGGTGAACTGTGCCCTGACCCTGCCGTTCCTGCTCGGTGCGCCGGTGGTGCTGCAGGACGTGTGGGACCCCGAAGTCGCGCTGACCAGGGTGCTCGAGAACAACGCGAGTTTCATGATCTTCGCAACGCCGTTCCTGCGGGGCCTGCTCGAGGCCGCCACCGTGCGGGGCGTCCGGACCCCGTCGGTGCGGTACATCATCTGCGGGGGCGCCGACATCCCGGACTCGCTGGTGACCCGGGCGACCGAGGTGCTCGGCACCGTCACGCGGATGTACGGGGCCACGGAGGGACCCTCGGTGACGTCGGCGAACAGATCGGATGATCCGTACCTGCGGACCGGCACGGATGGACGCGTGCTGGCCCCGACCGAGGTCATCGTGTCCGACGGAGCCGGGGGCGGCGCTGCGACCGGCGTCGTCGGGGAGGTGTTCTGGCGCGGACCCGACACCTGTCTCGGATACCTCGACGCCTCGCTGAACGAGGAGGCCTTCACCGCCGACGGGTTCTTCCGCAGCGGGGATCTCGCCTACTTCGACGCCCAGGGCGGCATCCACATCACCGGCCGGATCAAGGACATCATCAACCGGTCCGGCGAGAAGATCAGCACGCACGATGTCGAGAACGAATTGAGCGAACACCCCGCCGTCACCGAGATCGCGGTCGTCGCCGGGCCGGATCCCCGGACCGGAGAGCGTGGGTGCGCCTTCGTCGTCACCCGGGACGCCGTCGATCTCACACTCGAGGAGGTACGGGAGTTCCTCTCCGCGAGAGGAATCGCGATGCAGAAGGTTCCGGAGAGCATCTTCGTCGTCGATTCCCTGCCGAAGACGGCGAGCGGGAAGATCCAGAAATTCGCCCTCCGCGACTGGACGCGCGACCGTGCGGTCACACCGCCACAGATGCAGGCCGTGACCATCTCCGCTGCACACGAGAGATGA
- a CDS encoding MFS transporter: MATQDQRSRRAVIAAGVGTVVEYYDLTVYAYLAVVVSPLFFPSDDPTASLLSSLAVFASAYLMRPIGGIFFGRLGDRFGRKRALLVSVILMGVGTTLMALLPTYAAVGVLAPILLVVARLLQGFSAGGELGGALTYVYEVVGPKRRGLGGSIVALGSNSGFALAAIVVATTSALTSEAQMDSWGWRVPFVAGLPLLLLCLWLRTRIEDSPEFTKTAERRELPKAPLRELLRSQPIQVLQVLGLGIAQNATGYMVLTYIGIHLVREGGYSQTAVTWTAAGVIVFVAACMPIAGLLVDRYGSRPVLIAGLLTAATLAYPAMALMTGHGLAVAALAFAVFALCTPLIQVATAPLFPSLFDTKVRLTGVALGFNLSTVLAGGTAAYIATWLIDRTGNSLAPAYFLIGASAIGLLTLMTIRRKARALGDATDATGDAVAAPARS; this comes from the coding sequence ATGGCAACCCAGGATCAACGGAGCCGGCGTGCGGTGATCGCCGCCGGCGTCGGAACGGTGGTCGAGTACTACGACCTGACGGTGTACGCATACCTCGCGGTGGTGGTCAGCCCGCTGTTCTTCCCGAGCGACGACCCGACCGCGTCCCTGTTGTCGAGCCTCGCGGTGTTCGCGTCGGCGTACCTCATGCGGCCGATCGGCGGCATCTTCTTCGGCCGCCTCGGCGACCGCTTCGGCCGCAAACGCGCGCTGCTGGTGTCGGTCATCCTGATGGGTGTGGGCACCACGCTGATGGCCCTGCTGCCGACGTACGCCGCGGTCGGGGTCCTCGCGCCGATCCTGCTGGTCGTCGCCCGGCTGCTGCAGGGCTTCTCCGCGGGCGGCGAGCTCGGTGGTGCGCTCACCTATGTCTACGAGGTCGTCGGACCGAAGCGCCGCGGCCTGGGCGGGTCGATCGTCGCGCTGGGATCGAACAGCGGCTTCGCGCTCGCCGCGATCGTCGTGGCGACGACCTCGGCACTGACCTCCGAGGCACAGATGGACAGCTGGGGCTGGCGAGTCCCGTTCGTCGCCGGACTCCCGCTGTTGCTGCTCTGCCTCTGGCTGCGGACCCGCATCGAGGACTCGCCGGAGTTCACCAAGACCGCCGAGCGTCGCGAACTCCCGAAGGCACCGCTGCGAGAACTGTTGCGCAGCCAGCCGATCCAGGTCCTGCAGGTACTCGGTCTCGGTATCGCGCAGAACGCGACCGGGTACATGGTGCTCACCTACATCGGCATCCATCTCGTGCGTGAGGGCGGTTACAGCCAGACCGCGGTCACCTGGACCGCGGCCGGTGTCATCGTGTTCGTCGCCGCATGCATGCCGATCGCGGGACTCCTGGTGGATCGCTACGGAAGTCGACCCGTCCTCATCGCCGGCCTGCTGACGGCGGCGACGCTCGCGTACCCCGCGATGGCCCTGATGACCGGGCACGGCCTCGCGGTCGCGGCCCTCGCCTTCGCGGTGTTCGCGCTGTGCACCCCGCTGATCCAGGTCGCCACCGCACCGTTGTTCCCGTCCTTGTTCGACACGAAGGTCCGTCTGACCGGCGTGGCGCTCGGCTTCAACCTCTCGACGGTCCTGGCCGGCGGCACCGCCGCGTACATCGCCACGTGGCTGATCGACCGCACGGGCAACTCACTCGCGCCCGCCTACTTCCTCATCGGCGCCAGCGCGATCGGACTGCTGACACTGATGACGATCCGGCGGAAGGCACGGGCCCTCGGGGACGCCACCGACGCCACCGGCGACGCAGTGGCTGCCCCCGCCCGTTCCTGA
- a CDS encoding DUF808 domain-containing protein, whose product MASGLVALLDDIVTLTRAAAASLDDIGAAAGKASVKAAGVVVDDTAVTPRYVHGFTPDRELPIVRKIAIGSIRNKLLIILPVAMILSQFLPGALPYLLIAGGLFLCFEGAEKVWEAIGGGHHAEEQTAGEAGPEFEKTMVSGAIRTDLILSAEIMVISLSSVESEPFWTRLAVLVVVAVLITALVYGVVAIIVKMDDVGLALAQRESPLLQKTGRGLVRAMPTIMSTLTVVGIAAMLWVGGHILIVNVGEAGFHWPADRLHDVEHWFGELVHGGFGSVLSWTAGTVLSAVVGLVVGAVIVAILHVIPRRKKDAAPAH is encoded by the coding sequence GTGGCCAGTGGTCTCGTCGCCTTGCTCGACGACATCGTGACCCTCACCCGGGCCGCCGCGGCGTCCCTGGACGACATCGGTGCGGCGGCCGGCAAGGCCAGCGTCAAGGCGGCGGGCGTGGTGGTCGACGACACTGCCGTCACGCCCCGTTACGTCCACGGTTTCACCCCCGACCGGGAGCTTCCGATCGTGCGGAAGATCGCCATCGGATCGATCCGCAACAAGCTGCTCATCATCCTGCCGGTCGCGATGATCCTGAGTCAGTTCCTCCCCGGCGCCCTTCCCTACCTGCTGATCGCCGGCGGCCTCTTCCTGTGCTTCGAGGGCGCCGAGAAGGTATGGGAGGCCATCGGCGGCGGCCACCACGCCGAGGAGCAGACCGCCGGTGAAGCCGGGCCCGAGTTCGAGAAGACGATGGTCAGCGGCGCGATCCGCACCGATCTGATCCTGTCCGCGGAGATCATGGTCATCTCGCTGTCGTCGGTCGAGTCCGAACCCTTCTGGACACGCCTGGCCGTCCTCGTGGTCGTCGCCGTCCTGATCACGGCGCTCGTCTACGGCGTCGTGGCGATCATCGTGAAGATGGACGACGTCGGTCTGGCACTGGCACAGCGCGAGTCACCCCTGCTCCAGAAGACCGGTCGGGGTCTCGTCCGCGCCATGCCCACGATCATGTCGACGCTGACGGTCGTCGGCATCGCGGCGATGCTCTGGGTGGGCGGTCACATCCTGATCGTCAACGTCGGCGAAGCCGGTTTCCACTGGCCGGCGGACCGCCTCCACGACGTCGAGCACTGGTTCGGCGAACTTGTCCACGGCGGGTTCGGCTCCGTCCTCTCGTGGACGGCGGGCACCGTGTTGTCCGCCGTCGTCGGCCTCGTCGTCGGTGCGGTGATCGTGGCGATCCTGCACGTCATCCCGCGCCGGAAGAAAGACGCCGCCCCCGCGCACTGA
- a CDS encoding sulfite exporter TauE/SafE family protein encodes MTIWELAAVLVAGVGAGAINALVGSGTLITFPTLVAFGVPPVTATMSNAIGLVAGGVSGTWGYRRELEGQWMRLRWQMPASFAGAIIGCWLLLHLPETVFETVVPVLLVAALILVVAQPYIQKWVGGRSTHGGDLTPPHLGPVRIAAMTVGTFAVGVYGGYFTAAQGILLMGVLGVIVPDHLQRMNAAKNLLSLVVNVVAAVTYTLVAFDRIDWWAAAAIAIGSLAGGFLGARYGRRLSPRALRGVIVVVGLIGLWRLLA; translated from the coding sequence GTGACCATCTGGGAACTGGCCGCCGTGCTCGTCGCCGGCGTCGGGGCGGGAGCCATCAACGCCCTCGTCGGAAGTGGGACGCTCATCACGTTTCCGACGCTGGTCGCTTTCGGGGTTCCGCCGGTGACCGCGACCATGTCCAATGCGATCGGTCTGGTGGCCGGCGGGGTGTCGGGTACGTGGGGTTATCGGCGCGAACTCGAGGGGCAGTGGATGCGTCTCCGCTGGCAGATGCCGGCGTCGTTCGCCGGCGCGATCATCGGCTGCTGGCTCCTGCTCCACCTGCCCGAGACGGTGTTCGAGACGGTCGTCCCGGTCCTGCTCGTCGCCGCGCTGATTCTCGTCGTCGCGCAGCCCTACATCCAGAAATGGGTGGGTGGTCGCTCCACTCACGGCGGTGATCTCACACCCCCGCATCTCGGTCCCGTGCGGATCGCCGCGATGACCGTCGGGACATTCGCCGTCGGCGTCTACGGCGGGTACTTCACCGCTGCGCAGGGCATCCTCCTGATGGGCGTCCTCGGGGTGATCGTCCCCGATCACCTCCAACGGATGAACGCCGCGAAGAACCTGCTGAGCCTGGTCGTCAACGTTGTCGCCGCCGTCACGTACACGCTTGTGGCGTTCGACCGGATCGACTGGTGGGCGGCAGCGGCCATCGCGATCGGCTCGTTGGCCGGTGGCTTCCTGGGCGCCAGATACGGACGTCGGCTCTCACCCCGCGCGCTTCGCGGGGTGATCGTCGTCGTCGGACTGATAGGCCTCTGGCGCCTGCTCGCGTGA